The following coding sequences lie in one Blastocatellia bacterium genomic window:
- a CDS encoding aldo/keto reductase: protein MPQAQLGHFRQEQNLWFSSIGLGTYLGQPNEITDLAYQLAITRAIELGCNVLDSAINYRSQRSERIIGTTLKQLFQQGKINREEIIIATKGGFLPFDSKAAPDPYQYRQKQFIDPGIITQNDIVADCHCMTPAYLENQLEQSLQNLNVDKIDIYYLHNPETQLQEVSQSEFYHRIQLAFEFLEKKASDGKIAFYGTSTWNGYRQMSNTRDFLDLTDLVKIAKSLAGESHHFRFIQLPYNLAMPEAFTITNQTIDDEKYCVLEAAKHYGLTVMSSASILQSRLAHNLPKELKVHFPGLKTDAQRSIQFVRSTPGVTTALVGMSQKPHVEENLSTASISPIAQKEFLELFEVI from the coding sequence ATACCCCAAGCCCAACTAGGACACTTTCGTCAAGAACAAAATCTTTGGTTTTCTTCTATAGGATTAGGTACTTATCTGGGCCAACCTAATGAAATAACAGACCTAGCTTATCAACTTGCTATTACTAGAGCAATTGAGCTTGGTTGTAATGTTTTAGATTCAGCAATTAATTATCGTAGCCAACGTAGTGAGCGAATTATTGGAACAACTCTAAAACAACTTTTCCAACAAGGTAAAATAAATAGAGAAGAAATTATTATTGCTACAAAAGGTGGTTTTCTTCCCTTTGATTCAAAAGCAGCACCAGATCCTTATCAATACCGACAAAAACAATTTATTGACCCAGGTATAATTACTCAAAATGATATTGTAGCTGATTGCCATTGTATGACCCCAGCTTATCTAGAAAACCAACTAGAGCAAAGTTTACAAAACTTAAATGTTGATAAAATTGATATTTATTACTTACATAATCCAGAAACTCAATTACAAGAAGTTAGCCAGTCAGAATTTTACCATCGTATTCAGCTAGCATTTGAGTTTTTAGAAAAAAAAGCATCTGATGGAAAAATAGCCTTTTATGGTACTTCTACATGGAATGGCTACCGTCAAATGTCAAATACTAGAGATTTTTTAGATTTAACTGATCTAGTAAAAATAGCTAAGTCATTAGCAGGGGAAAGCCATCATTTTCGATTTATCCAATTACCATATAATTTAGCTATGCCAGAAGCTTTTACAATTACTAATCAAACTATTGATGATGAAAAATATTGTGTCCTAGAAGCTGCCAAACATTATGGTTTAACAGTGATGTCTTCTGCTTCAATCTTGCAATCTCGGCTAGCTCATAATTTACCTAAAGAGCTTAAAGTTCATTTTCCTGGATTAAAAACCGATGCTCAACGCTCAATTCAATTTGTACGCTCAACTCCTGGAGTAACTACAGCTTTAGTAGGAATGAGCCAAAAACCGCATGTAGAGGAAAATCTTTCTACAGCATCAATATCTCCAATTGCACAAAAAGAATTCTTAGAACTTTTTGAAGTTATTTAA
- a CDS encoding VWA domain-containing protein has protein sequence MSWSVEGSYIPRIEIPSERTCGVGSIFAEINSRRVMLPLADVKINAQIASQVASVVMKQTFENPYQEHLEAVYIFPLPGGAAVSDFEMRIGSKIVKGKVEERAEARRQYQEAINQGKRAALMEKERDDVFTLQLGNLPPGQEITIAITYSEKLIFFEDGTTEIRLPLVVAPRYIPGQSLYRDPVGDGIEPDTNIVTDASRISPPRLAKNFDPKISLSIETLILWDDTIDGGELRNLCCSQHATRTSAGKEGVKVSLARQDEALDRDFVLRWTLSNAKLRTSLLVYRDSYSEAYGMLSIIPPSEEGRYNQARDVVFIVDRSGSMQGIKMASAARACALLLKTLGPQDRFAIQSFSNGVEWLNPNYSAYGRDNYFIPADYYGLEQGERYLRGINAAGGTEIYKALVEAMKMLEQRRDSYRRVPVIVLLTDGEVGNESQVLKEAQQRLGVTRLFTIGIDTAVNQGFLQHLANVGSGTATFVTPGSQLEDALVNVGREIGSPLVVNLRLEDVDSGLDISAIAPSKIPDLFNGRASSAFFVARNIGRIRVRGQFIAGGDFDIIVNPQEVFMSAIAQLWAKERITDLEDRYRVELSSQERLKREIISLSTRFNILTRFTAFIAVDHSEIVNHQGYQRHVVQPVEMPADWQAAPASTSYEQASKSNCATKSIRTRGDYLMQEREIADTAKRKESIVSKSSNRPMAPQVPQSAPPRPAAPPARPIPPAEPMLDRRQSKSESFGQIEGVVPASKKVDVAKPQPSIVEKAIDAVKGLFNTGVSNSQPINALPTNERELIELAIKTLQDTYSDVMNGYAPSPERLDQIRSSIINLTNTLLKQNLPKFFRFFEVEVYDLVGGLRRQTPKPIFEQHQYIFQQVVVEVKNYFASPSQPSNRKDGSFWDSNI, from the coding sequence ATGAGTTGGTCAGTAGAAGGTAGCTATATCCCTAGAATAGAAATTCCTAGTGAAAGAACTTGTGGTGTAGGTAGTATTTTTGCAGAAATAAACTCAAGACGTGTAATGTTGCCCTTAGCAGATGTAAAAATCAATGCACAAATAGCTAGCCAAGTTGCTTCTGTAGTGATGAAACAGACATTTGAAAATCCTTATCAAGAGCATTTAGAAGCTGTATATATTTTTCCCTTGCCAGGTGGGGCTGCTGTAAGCGATTTTGAAATGAGGATTGGATCTAAGATTGTAAAAGGTAAAGTTGAAGAACGCGCTGAGGCTCGCCGCCAATACCAAGAGGCAATTAACCAAGGCAAAAGAGCCGCTTTGATGGAAAAAGAAAGAGACGATGTTTTTACTCTACAATTAGGAAACTTGCCTCCTGGACAAGAAATTACAATTGCTATTACCTACTCTGAAAAATTAATATTTTTTGAGGATGGGACAACGGAAATTAGACTCCCATTAGTTGTTGCGCCTCGCTATATTCCAGGTCAATCTCTATATCGTGACCCTGTTGGAGATGGTATTGAGCCAGACACAAATATTGTTACAGATGCTTCTAGGATTTCCCCTCCAAGGCTTGCAAAAAACTTTGATCCAAAAATTTCTTTATCTATTGAAACGCTAATTCTTTGGGACGATACAATAGATGGCGGAGAATTACGTAATCTTTGTTGTTCTCAACACGCTACACGAACTTCTGCTGGTAAAGAAGGTGTTAAAGTCTCGCTAGCACGTCAAGATGAAGCTTTAGACCGGGATTTTGTACTTCGTTGGACTCTTAGCAATGCAAAACTACGTACCTCACTTTTAGTTTATCGAGACTCCTATAGTGAAGCTTATGGAATGCTCTCAATTATTCCGCCTTCAGAAGAAGGACGTTACAACCAAGCCCGAGATGTTGTTTTTATTGTTGACCGTTCTGGATCAATGCAAGGGATAAAAATGGCTTCTGCTGCTCGTGCTTGTGCCTTGCTGCTTAAAACCCTTGGCCCACAAGATCGATTTGCTATTCAATCTTTTAGTAATGGGGTGGAATGGCTTAATCCTAATTATAGTGCTTATGGTAGAGATAATTATTTTATTCCAGCCGATTATTATGGGCTTGAGCAAGGAGAACGTTATTTAAGGGGTATTAATGCTGCTGGAGGAACAGAAATTTATAAAGCTTTGGTTGAAGCAATGAAAATGCTTGAGCAAAGGCGCGATAGCTATCGACGAGTACCAGTAATTGTTTTACTTACGGATGGTGAAGTAGGTAATGAATCTCAAGTCTTAAAAGAAGCACAACAGAGATTAGGCGTAACTAGACTTTTTACAATTGGAATTGATACAGCCGTCAATCAAGGATTTTTACAACATTTAGCTAATGTTGGTAGTGGAACAGCAACTTTTGTTACTCCTGGCTCGCAGTTAGAAGATGCTTTAGTCAATGTTGGGCGGGAAATTGGAAGTCCATTAGTTGTAAATTTAAGATTAGAAGATGTGGATAGCGGACTAGACATTTCAGCTATTGCACCAAGTAAAATACCTGATCTTTTTAATGGTCGTGCTAGTTCAGCATTCTTTGTTGCTAGAAATATTGGACGTATTAGAGTTAGGGGACAATTTATTGCAGGCGGGGATTTTGACATAATTGTTAACCCTCAAGAAGTGTTTATGTCGGCTATTGCTCAACTTTGGGCTAAAGAACGAATTACAGATTTAGAAGATCGTTATAGAGTAGAACTATCATCACAGGAACGCTTAAAACGGGAAATTATCAGTCTTTCAACAAGGTTTAATATTTTAACAAGGTTTACTGCTTTTATTGCTGTAGATCATAGCGAAATAGTTAACCATCAAGGCTATCAACGTCATGTTGTTCAACCTGTGGAAATGCCTGCTGATTGGCAAGCTGCTCCAGCATCAACTTCTTATGAACAGGCAAGTAAATCTAATTGCGCTACTAAATCAATTCGTACTCGTGGCGATTATTTAATGCAAGAAAGAGAAATAGCAGACACAGCTAAAAGAAAAGAGAGTATTGTTAGTAAGAGTTCTAACAGGCCAATGGCACCACAAGTGCCACAATCAGCACCTCCAAGACCTGCTGCGCCACCAGCACGACCCATACCACCAGCAGAACCAATGCTTGATAGGAGACAAAGCAAATCTGAAAGTTTTGGACAAATAGAAGGTGTTGTACCTGCAAGCAAAAAAGTTGATGTAGCTAAACCTCAACCCAGCATTGTTGAAAAGGCAATTGATGCTGTCAAAGGCTTGTTTAATACTGGTGTTTCTAACAGTCAACCAATTAACGCTTTACCAACTAATGAACGAGAGTTAATAGAGCTTGCAATTAAAACTCTACAAGATACTTATAGCGATGTTATGAATGGATATGCTCCTTCACCAGAACGTTTAGATCAAATTCGTAGCAGCATAATTAATTTAACTAACACGCTACTTAAGCAAAATCTACCAAAATTCTTTAGATTTTTTGAGGTAGAAGTTTATGACTTAGTTGGAGGTTTAAGAAGACAAACACCAAAACCAATTTTTGAGCAACATCAATATATTTTTCAACAAGTAGTTGTAGAAGTAAAAAATTATTTTGCCAGTCCGTCCCAACCTTCTAATCGTAAAGATGGCTCTTTTTGGGACTCTAACATCTAA
- a CDS encoding alpha/beta hydrolase yields MLEVKSQVLGLATNMVSQLVYYRNGMERQKNIAKFIKIKGHRIWYQDIGQGQPILFLHGLGSNSLSWLMSVPMFCQQYRVIAIDNIGHGRSDKPDLDYKITDFVNYVEGFLDTLNLKEIYIVGNSLGGWIAARLAIKRPELIKRLVLVCSAGLQPWPELREKLEKVKFAPRTISETRSMLSLCFYNKVQYVNQVSVVISYLLRNLESNHKTVEKVLASALDPNEWLDDKLTKIRAETLVLWGQHDELMPIEFARQFAENIPGAKLEVIPNCGHVPQIERPKEFNQLLKIFL; encoded by the coding sequence ATGTTAGAAGTAAAATCACAAGTGCTTGGTCTTGCTACCAATATGGTAAGCCAGTTGGTTTACTACCGTAATGGTATGGAAAGACAAAAAAATATCGCCAAATTTATTAAAATTAAAGGCCATAGAATTTGGTATCAGGATATTGGGCAGGGTCAGCCTATTTTGTTTTTACATGGGCTAGGGTCAAATTCTCTTAGCTGGTTGATGAGTGTTCCTATGTTTTGCCAACAATATAGAGTGATTGCTATTGATAATATTGGACATGGACGTTCTGATAAACCAGATTTAGATTATAAAATTACAGACTTTGTTAATTATGTTGAAGGTTTTTTGGATACGCTAAATCTTAAGGAAATTTATATAGTAGGTAATTCCTTGGGAGGTTGGATAGCAGCGCGGTTAGCAATAAAACGGCCTGAACTAATAAAACGGCTTGTTTTAGTTTGTAGTGCAGGCTTGCAACCTTGGCCGGAGCTTAGAGAAAAACTAGAAAAAGTTAAATTTGCCCCCCGTACAATTTCGGAAACTAGGTCAATGTTATCTCTTTGTTTTTATAATAAAGTACAATATGTTAATCAAGTTAGCGTAGTAATTAGCTATTTGCTACGGAATTTAGAATCTAACCATAAAACAGTAGAAAAGGTTTTAGCATCGGCTTTAGATCCTAATGAATGGCTAGATGATAAATTAACTAAAATTAGAGCAGAGACTTTAGTTTTATGGGGTCAACACGATGAATTGATGCCAATAGAATTTGCTAGACAATTTGCAGAAAATATCCCTGGTGCCAAACTAGAAGTAATCCCCAATTGTGGGCATGTTCCACAAATTGAACGACCAAAAGAGTTTAACCAGTTATTAAAAATTTTTCTTTAA
- a CDS encoding protein kinase, with product MGQANNATLAADTLIADKYRVIELIGYGGVGEVYLAKDEKIQRLAAIKLLFKELNNDIDHKSRFLREARTISSLNHPNIITVYEIGFFDDQLFIATEYVEGQTLRQIVEKKGSFKLKDFFSIAIQSIQGLMIAHQNGIVHRDLKLENFILRSDGLVKILDFGLAKVSDNCSNTVLRSGAGFKTDAGVILGTPNYMSPEQAKGEDVDIRSDIFSLGSVFYELLTGKVAFDGNSLVQTLMNLAVSQPPPMPATVPSKLKAVIMRMLQKSPAARYQTIEQVLTELASLYDELNLANNLTNYVTTANKIPTGVYKKVGTAALTPTTPQYDQFVGRIEELQLIQTQILQMGQQSAHPIIILSNSGAGKTFLLSKLQEIISQQDLLVTLVNLFDQDNFTQPYQWILPMLANLLGFRFEDSLMDKSGALAQRVNARIKARYGLTLPAEIWSQNLETKHESEKWPVFEVINQILQALVKDKKLLILFDNLHLANELSLELIGYTIRNNSNKKIFLVATTNLSEINRSGSFLEDWFFRQSKYVKFEIVDLKSFTLEETKIYFEALFRQIEISERELNYIYQITNGNPYYLSEVVRLLVQEGKIHLVGSWWHCEALENIALPNTIGTALLYKIEKCDEELKELITKVSILGNSFSFDLLTEFLEFEPEKLEPLLVEAEKEHFIYEQRSSKIDEYCFQSSALQQVLYDSLSKRQRRKLHSQAALAIKKIFQNNLRQVLSTLTFHHYAATEWQETFYFGQQAIIQSFEQSAWGEVVKLGQLVEEAATILQENQEINLADLALLVDIKNKHASALVNLGKLELALTIAQSALQLAEKLQDNNLLAQSYGNLSHFGWYQGRFKDVIIWAEKGLSIAQIAQNKFWQQQLNLQTGRAKLRVAHYKEALFNLTEACRLAEQLQEEKLLAHAQVFQGLCLQLLGERQKGFELVEKGMALANKLGDSLFLCRAYSMLSVMYFYEYNTDSLKEVHKKGVVLSRQIGWRLGEVYQHVYLGNAYLFEISFDIDQASNLLQHALALALEIGDKATTLVIKRGIAKIAALEGDYHLATNQLKQFVAVLKSFGELPEQMLTLEVLAQIQESAGENAVAYDTYNNALEIAQNIGAIHQQWSILLGKARCLFKLEKLEEALETLKLSEKIVKILLEGFTNDEDSKCLTKATQSVYQLLRQIQLQSSTN from the coding sequence ATGGGGCAAGCTAATAACGCTACTTTAGCTGCTGATACACTTATAGCTGATAAATATAGAGTTATTGAGCTTATTGGTTATGGTGGTGTAGGAGAAGTCTACTTAGCGAAAGATGAAAAAATACAACGACTTGCAGCTATAAAATTGCTTTTTAAGGAACTTAATAACGATATTGATCATAAATCTCGATTTCTTCGAGAAGCTCGGACAATTTCCTCTCTAAATCATCCTAACATTATTACCGTCTATGAAATAGGTTTTTTTGATGATCAATTATTTATTGCTACAGAATATGTTGAAGGTCAAACACTACGCCAAATTGTAGAGAAAAAAGGGAGTTTTAAGCTAAAAGATTTTTTTAGTATTGCAATCCAATCAATCCAAGGCTTAATGATTGCCCATCAAAATGGTATTGTTCATCGAGACTTAAAATTAGAGAATTTTATTTTGCGCTCAGATGGATTAGTAAAAATTCTAGATTTTGGCCTAGCAAAAGTTTCTGACAATTGCTCAAATACGGTTTTAAGAAGCGGTGCAGGCTTTAAGACTGATGCAGGTGTGATTTTAGGAACGCCTAATTATATGTCTCCAGAACAAGCCAAGGGGGAAGATGTAGATATAAGATCAGATATATTTTCTTTAGGATCAGTATTTTATGAGTTGTTAACAGGTAAAGTTGCTTTTGATGGCAATAGCCTAGTGCAAACCTTAATGAATTTAGCTGTATCACAGCCTCCACCAATGCCAGCAACTGTTCCTAGTAAGCTTAAAGCAGTAATAATGAGAATGCTGCAAAAATCACCAGCAGCACGCTATCAAACAATAGAACAAGTTTTAACAGAATTAGCAAGTTTATATGATGAGCTTAATTTAGCTAATAATCTTACTAATTATGTAACAACAGCCAATAAAATACCTACAGGAGTTTATAAAAAAGTTGGTACTGCTGCTTTAACCCCAACTACACCACAATATGATCAATTTGTTGGACGTATAGAAGAACTCCAACTAATACAAACTCAAATCTTACAAATGGGTCAACAATCAGCCCATCCAATAATAATTTTATCTAATAGTGGTGCAGGCAAGACGTTTTTATTAAGTAAGTTACAGGAAATTATTAGTCAACAAGATCTATTAGTTACATTAGTTAATCTTTTTGATCAGGATAATTTTACTCAACCTTATCAATGGATTTTACCGATGCTTGCTAATTTACTAGGCTTTCGCTTTGAAGATTCTTTAATGGATAAAAGCGGAGCATTAGCACAACGTGTTAACGCTAGAATAAAAGCTCGTTATGGTTTAACTTTGCCAGCAGAAATATGGAGTCAGAATTTAGAAACAAAACATGAAAGTGAAAAATGGCCTGTTTTTGAAGTTATTAATCAAATCCTTCAAGCTCTAGTTAAAGATAAAAAACTTCTTATCCTATTTGATAACTTACATTTAGCTAATGAGTTAAGCCTAGAGTTGATAGGTTATACAATTAGAAATAACAGTAATAAAAAAATATTTTTAGTTGCTACTACGAATTTATCAGAAATAAATCGATCAGGTAGTTTTCTTGAAGACTGGTTTTTTAGACAAAGTAAATATGTGAAGTTTGAAATTGTTGACTTAAAATCTTTTACTTTAGAAGAAACAAAAATTTATTTTGAAGCTTTATTTCGTCAGATAGAAATTTCCGAGCGAGAGCTAAACTATATTTATCAAATTACTAATGGTAATCCTTATTACTTAAGCGAAGTTGTTCGTTTATTGGTGCAGGAAGGAAAAATACATTTAGTTGGTAGTTGGTGGCATTGCGAAGCTTTAGAAAATATTGCATTACCTAACACTATTGGAACAGCTTTACTTTATAAAATAGAGAAATGTGACGAAGAGTTAAAAGAGTTAATTACTAAAGTTTCCATACTAGGTAATAGTTTTAGCTTTGATTTGCTTACAGAATTTTTAGAATTTGAGCCAGAAAAGCTAGAACCGTTATTAGTAGAAGCAGAAAAAGAGCATTTTATTTATGAGCAACGAAGCTCAAAAATAGATGAATATTGTTTTCAAAGCTCTGCTCTTCAACAAGTTTTGTATGATTCTCTTAGTAAACGTCAAAGGAGAAAGCTACACTCACAAGCAGCCCTAGCGATAAAGAAGATATTTCAAAATAATTTAAGGCAAGTTTTAAGCACACTTACTTTTCATCATTATGCTGCAACGGAATGGCAAGAAACTTTTTATTTTGGACAACAAGCAATAATACAATCTTTTGAACAATCTGCTTGGGGTGAAGTTGTAAAACTTGGTCAATTGGTTGAAGAAGCAGCCACAATTTTACAAGAAAATCAAGAAATTAATTTGGCTGATTTAGCTTTACTAGTAGATATAAAAAATAAACATGCTAGCGCGTTAGTAAATTTAGGTAAATTAGAGCTAGCATTGACCATAGCTCAAAGCGCGCTTCAACTAGCAGAGAAATTACAAGATAATAATCTTCTGGCTCAAAGCTATGGAAATCTTTCACATTTTGGTTGGTATCAAGGGCGTTTCAAAGATGTAATCATTTGGGCAGAAAAAGGGTTATCTATTGCTCAAATAGCACAAAATAAATTTTGGCAACAACAGCTAAACTTGCAAACAGGCCGGGCTAAATTGCGAGTTGCTCATTACAAAGAAGCTCTATTTAATTTAACAGAAGCTTGTCGGCTAGCTGAACAACTCCAAGAAGAAAAGCTACTTGCTCATGCTCAGGTTTTTCAAGGTCTTTGTTTACAGCTTTTAGGTGAGCGTCAAAAGGGTTTTGAATTAGTTGAGAAGGGCATGGCATTAGCTAACAAATTAGGGGATTCACTCTTTTTATGCCGAGCTTATTCTATGCTTTCGGTTATGTATTTTTATGAATACAATACAGATTCTCTTAAAGAAGTTCATAAAAAAGGAGTTGTTTTATCTCGTCAAATAGGTTGGAGGCTTGGAGAGGTTTACCAGCATGTTTATTTAGGAAATGCTTATCTTTTTGAAATTAGTTTTGATATAGATCAGGCATCAAACCTTTTACAACATGCTTTAGCTCTTGCTTTAGAAATAGGGGACAAAGCTACTACACTTGTGATTAAACGGGGAATAGCCAAAATAGCTGCTTTAGAAGGAGATTATCATTTAGCTACCAATCAATTAAAACAATTTGTGGCAGTGCTAAAAAGTTTTGGTGAATTGCCAGAACAAATGTTAACCCTAGAAGTACTAGCTCAAATTCAAGAATCAGCCGGAGAAAATGCAGTTGCTTATGATACTTATAATAATGCCCTAGAAATAGCTCAAAATATTGGAGCTATACATCAGCAATGGAGTATTTTACTTGGTAAAGCTCGCTGTTTGTTTAAGTTAGAAAAATTAGAGGAAGCTTTAGAGACTTTAAAATTATCAGAAAAAATAGTGAAAATTTTGTTAGAAGGTTTTACTAATGACGAAGATTCAAAATGCTTAACTAAAGCAACTCAAAGTGTGTATCAGCTTTTAAGGCAGATTCAACTTCAAAGCTCTACAAATTAA
- a CDS encoding NUDIX hydrolase, giving the protein MTTNYPKPSVTVDTIIFALHQQDIKILLIKRKYPPFANKWAIPGGFVDVNEALPLAAARELEEETGLKGVELKQFYSFGDPGRDPRGHTVTVAYHTFLADLPTEVTGADDADKAEWFSIKSLPEMAFDHKEVLDLAINDLKNRVEITLRLSDFFSGELKISDLRSINGIFK; this is encoded by the coding sequence ATGACTACAAATTATCCAAAACCTTCTGTTACAGTAGACACAATTATTTTTGCTTTACACCAACAAGATATAAAAATTTTGCTAATAAAGCGTAAATATCCGCCTTTTGCTAATAAATGGGCAATTCCTGGAGGGTTTGTAGATGTAAATGAAGCTTTACCTTTAGCCGCAGCTAGAGAATTAGAGGAAGAAACAGGGCTAAAGGGTGTTGAATTAAAACAATTTTATAGTTTTGGTGATCCTGGACGTGATCCAAGAGGTCATACAGTAACTGTTGCCTATCATACTTTTTTAGCTGATCTTCCAACAGAAGTAACCGGAGCAGATGATGCAGATAAAGCAGAATGGTTTTCTATTAAATCTTTGCCGGAAATGGCTTTTGACCATAAAGAAGTATTGGATTTAGCTATAAATGATTTGAAAAATAGAGTAGAAATAACTTTGAGGCTATCAGATTTTTTTAGTGGTGAGTTAAAAATATCTGATTTGAGAAGCATTAATGGAATATTTAAATAG
- a CDS encoding serine/threonine protein kinase, with amino-acid sequence MAKKKCPACSQLFAETAVFCPNDGKRLVDDEESPDKFVGLVLDAKYQVERLIGKGGMGNVYEAKHLHMGLPVAVKILHPHLVTDSTAVERFRREARSARTVNHPNAISIMDFGVTSDNVLYLVMELINGISLQEVLKRETTIESSRAVKIMRQVCLAVDVAHQKSIIHRDLKPDNILILDYGKDTEKVKVIDFSIAKMKESGKDPNLTSAGVVVGTPQYISPEQAQGLELDNRSDIYSMGIILYQMLTGNVPFTGKTSAMLLMQHIQAKPKPPREIKPEIPIRLEQSVLRSLSKQAKDRQQSAAVLAQELEEALSNAPAEVPEIKQIPIKEEPKQEKPPPPPPEQKKSFWQRLLSLVFAR; translated from the coding sequence ATGGCCAAGAAAAAATGCCCAGCCTGCAGTCAGCTTTTTGCAGAAACAGCGGTCTTTTGTCCAAATGATGGCAAAAGGTTAGTTGATGATGAAGAATCTCCAGATAAGTTTGTTGGTTTGGTTTTAGATGCCAAATACCAAGTTGAAAGATTAATTGGTAAAGGTGGTATGGGTAATGTTTATGAAGCCAAACATCTACATATGGGACTGCCCGTAGCAGTCAAAATTCTCCATCCACATTTAGTTACTGATAGCACTGCTGTAGAACGTTTTCGACGTGAAGCCCGTTCTGCCCGCACAGTTAATCATCCAAATGCTATTTCTATAATGGACTTTGGCGTAACATCAGATAATGTCTTGTACCTAGTTATGGAGTTAATTAATGGTATAAGCTTACAAGAAGTCTTAAAAAGAGAAACTACTATTGAAAGCAGCCGCGCAGTAAAAATAATGCGCCAAGTTTGTTTAGCAGTTGATGTTGCTCACCAAAAATCTATTATCCATAGAGACCTTAAACCCGATAATATTTTGATCCTTGATTATGGTAAAGACACAGAAAAAGTAAAAGTAATAGATTTTTCTATTGCTAAAATGAAAGAAAGTGGCAAAGACCCTAATCTTACTAGTGCTGGTGTTGTGGTAGGGACACCTCAGTATATTTCACCTGAACAAGCTCAAGGTCTAGAATTGGATAACCGTTCTGATATTTATAGTATGGGGATAATACTCTATCAAATGCTTACTGGTAATGTTCCTTTTACTGGTAAAACCTCAGCAATGTTGCTAATGCAACATATTCAGGCAAAACCTAAACCTCCTCGTGAAATAAAGCCGGAAATCCCTATTAGATTAGAACAATCTGTTTTGCGATCCTTATCTAAGCAAGCTAAAGATCGACAACAATCTGCTGCTGTTTTAGCCCAGGAATTGGAAGAAGCTTTGTCTAATGCTCCAGCAGAAGTTCCAGAAATTAAGCAAATTCCTATTAAAGAAGAGCCAAAACAAGAAAAACCTCCTCCACCTCCTCCTGAGCAAAAGAAAAGTTTTTGGCAAAGATTACTTAGTTTGGTCTTCGCTCGTTAA
- a CDS encoding thermonuclease family protein codes for MLKNFWLATLTMLFFPILLLAQIDPWKNRVVISVQDADTLVLDNGEVAKLIGITSPQAKHGKKEGQPFGDQARALTEDLLLGKKIEISFDRAYGSLGHRDQFGRALIYVTFSRGIEKDIANTELLKLGVGFYTPAKEDLQIDGALKSAEAQARKQKVGIWANSEKSPIEIAEAEGKSFQEPEPSLNLIYIRPSTPILQGPGVTLNDLATNRPTSNTSNNSNNRPPAAMSMDDLRKTNPNTRPATSNNTTIKNNDPDEDIKQVYDVTRSVFFSAFDQSQKLELYKAVNKVIGTSYRISIKQENKEITFITTYNGLKDLEKLLSKGTDSQPTLTAVQTSVGSFGGQYGTSVTISTGKDGGLVLNLSGRDGTTKFYLTRQSALKMQIAIGNI; via the coding sequence ATGCTCAAGAATTTTTGGTTAGCAACTTTGACAATGTTATTTTTCCCTATTTTATTACTTGCTCAAATTGACCCTTGGAAAAATCGTGTTGTTATAAGTGTTCAAGATGCTGACACTTTAGTATTAGATAATGGTGAAGTAGCCAAATTAATAGGAATAACCTCCCCACAAGCTAAACATGGTAAAAAAGAAGGACAACCATTTGGAGATCAAGCACGTGCTTTAACGGAAGATTTGCTTTTAGGTAAAAAAATAGAAATATCTTTTGATCGTGCTTATGGAAGTTTAGGCCATAGAGATCAATTTGGTCGCGCACTTATTTATGTTACTTTTTCACGTGGAATAGAAAAAGATATTGCAAACACAGAACTTCTAAAACTAGGAGTTGGATTTTATACACCAGCAAAAGAAGACCTACAAATTGATGGCGCACTTAAATCTGCTGAAGCACAAGCTCGTAAACAAAAAGTAGGTATTTGGGCCAACTCTGAGAAGTCTCCAATAGAAATAGCTGAAGCTGAAGGAAAAAGCTTTCAAGAACCAGAACCAAGCTTAAACTTAATTTATATTCGTCCCTCTACTCCAATATTACAAGGCCCAGGTGTAACCCTTAATGATTTAGCTACTAATCGTCCTACTAGCAACACATCCAACAATTCAAATAACCGTCCCCCTGCTGCTATGAGCATGGATGATTTAAGAAAAACAAATCCTAATACCCGCCCTGCAACATCAAATAACACAACAATAAAAAATAATGATCCAGATGAAGACATTAAGCAAGTTTACGATGTTACTCGTTCAGTATTTTTTTCTGCCTTTGACCAAAGCCAAAAATTAGAGCTTTATAAAGCTGTTAACAAAGTAATAGGAACCTCTTATCGCATCAGCATAAAACAAGAAAACAAAGAAATTACCTTTATTACTACATACAATGGTCTAAAAGATCTAGAAAAACTTTTAAGTAAAGGAACTGATAGTCAACCTACTCTTACTGCTGTACAAACATCTGTTGGTAGTTTTGGCGGTCAATATGGAACTAGTGTCACAATTTCAACTGGAAAAGATGGTGGTTTAGTTCTTAATTTAAGTGGAAGAGATGGAACAACTAAATTTTATCTTACAAGACAAAGTGCCTTAAAAATGCAGATCGCTATTGGTAACATCTAA